Below is a genomic region from Pseudomonadota bacterium.
TGATATAGGTTAAGTAAACCATGCAAAAACCGTGGTCTGTCCCCTATTTTTCTACCTATTTTTCAGGATATCCGGGGTGGCCAAATGGCATGTTTATTGCTTTTTCAAGCTATCAGTTTAGTTGTCTCCTCCCTCTTCAGGTTCTTATGTTCTTTAATGACTGGTTAATGTGCTTTTGGTTCCGGTCAATTTCTGGAAAATATCACTTGTTATCACAGTAGTGCGTCGCATTAGGAGTTTTAAGATGACGAGGGGAGAACAATTGGTTGCGGAAGGCTGGTGCCGGAGATTCAGTGCGGCCGGGGAGCGATTAAACCTTGGGGTGGAATCATTTGAGGAAATGGGGCATGAGGTATGCCTGCTGGATGTTGCCGATGATGTGCCCGGGGCGGATGGGGAACAGGAGTGTGCCCATTGTAGTACGGGCGATATCAGTGGTTTGAAGGTTATTTTCAGCCGGAAATGCCAATAAGATTTTAACCAATTTTAGTCTCAGGAGAAATTCAATGCGTAAAATGAGTGATGTGGTTTTTGTCAGCGCTGTTCGCACCCCAATGGGTAGTTTCGGTGGAACCTTGAAAGATATGATTGTCTATGATCTGGGGTCATTCCCGGCTCGTGAGGCACTGAAACGGGCCAATGTAAACGGTGATGAAGTTGATGAGGCGATCATTGGTAATTGCCGCCAGGCCGGAAACCATGTCAATCCTGGGCGAACGGTGGCCCTGAAGGCTGGTTGTGCTCAGAATCTTCCCGGAGTTACGATCAATAAGGCCTGTCCCGCCGGCATGAAGGCGATATCCATGGCCGTTCAGCAGATTGTGATGGAACAGGATACTATCGTTTTGTGTGGCGGGATGGAATCCATGAGTACTATTCCCTACCTGTTGAAGGGTGCCCGTTTTGGCGGTTTTAAAATGGGGGACCGGAAGCTGGAAGATGGTTGGGGCGACAGCTTTGATCCCATCGCCAAGGTTAGTATGGGGATGACGGCGGAGAACGTAGCGGATAAATATGGGATCAAACGGGAGGATATGGATCTTTACGCCTTCAATTCCCATCAGCGGGCTCAGCAGGCAGTTGACAAGGGCTGGTTTGCTGAAGAAATTACCCCGATAACCATCCCGGCAACCCGCAAAAAACCTGAGTATCAATTCGCTGCCGATGAATCCATTAAAGCCCAGACTACAGTTGAAAAACTGGCAACATTAAGGACGGCTTTCAAAAAGGATGGAAAAGTAACCGCCGGGAATGCCTGTGGTTTGACCGATGGTTCGGCGATGCTGGTGGCCATGACCCGGGAAGAAGCGGAGAAAAGAGGAGTAAAACCGCTGTTTTCCGTGGTGGATTTTACCCAGGCTGCCGTTGACGGTACGTTCATGGGTGAGGGACCCGGGATTTCCGTTCCTAAGGTGCTTAAGAGGGCCGGCATGGAAGTTGGAGATATCGATCTGTTCGAAATTAACGAAGCTTTTGCTTCCCAGGTGCTTGCCAACGTGGCCATGTTGAATCTGGATATGGATTGTCTAAACATTCACGGTGGTGCCATCGCCCTGGGGCATCCCACCGGTTGCAGCGGCGCCCGGATTGTCGTCACCCTTTACCACGCCTTGAAACGTCTGGATAAAGAAATGGGCGTGGCTTCAATCTGCGGTGGCGGTGGGGCGACCATGGCGGTTATCATTAAGAGAGAATCATGAAAAAGGCTAAAGGCTAAAGGCTAAAGGCTCAAGGTTACCGTGATCGGGGACAGTACTTTAGTGCTGTCCCCATGCGAGGCAGGGCGAAGCAAAGTCCGATAATAGAGGAGAGGGGAATGCCGATCGGGAACATTGCTTTAGCGCGTCCCACCACAAAGGTTCGAGGTCAAATGCTAAAGTTAAAAGAGGGGTAGGTCATGATTGATTTGACGGGAAAAGTAGCGATTGTTACCGGCGGCAGCCGGGGTATCGGGGCTGATATTGCCAGGCTTCTTGGTCGCCAGGGGGCAAAGGTAGCGGTCAATTACAATAAGAGCGCTGAAAAAGCTGAAGAATTGGTGGCAGCCATTAAAGCCACCGGCAGCGATGCCCTGGCATTTCAGGCGGATGTTTCCAGTTTTGCCGATGCCGAAAAAATGGTGGCAAAGGTCAAGGAAACCTGGGGAACGGTACACATCATAGTTACCAGTGCCGGTATGAATTGGGATGGTACCATCTGGAAGATGAGTCCGGAGCAGTGGCAGAAGGTAATTGATGTGGATTTGACCGGGACCTTCAATTTTATTCGGACAACCGCCCCCATTTTTCGGGAACAGAAATACGGACGGATTATCACCATTACTTCCATCAACGGCCTACGGGGTAAATTCGGCCAGACCAACTATTCCGCCGCCAAGGGTGGCGTGATCGGTTTGACCAAAGCTGCCGCTAAGGATCTGGGGAAATATCAGGTGACCAGCAATTC
It encodes:
- a CDS encoding SDR family NAD(P)-dependent oxidoreductase, encoding MIDLTGKVAIVTGGSRGIGADIARLLGRQGAKVAVNYNKSAEKAEELVAAIKATGSDALAFQADVSSFADAEKMVAKVKETWGTVHIIVTSAGMNWDGTIWKMSPEQWQKVIDVDLTGTFNFIRTTAPIFREQKYGRIITITSINGLRGKFGQTNYSAAKGGVIGLTKAAAKDLGKYQVTSNSVAPGFILTEMGEAMPDDIKQIAINEGVLKKAGKPEDVSNLVAFLASDAAGHITGEVIKVDGGQYI
- a CDS encoding thiolase family protein, whose translation is MRKMSDVVFVSAVRTPMGSFGGTLKDMIVYDLGSFPAREALKRANVNGDEVDEAIIGNCRQAGNHVNPGRTVALKAGCAQNLPGVTINKACPAGMKAISMAVQQIVMEQDTIVLCGGMESMSTIPYLLKGARFGGFKMGDRKLEDGWGDSFDPIAKVSMGMTAENVADKYGIKREDMDLYAFNSHQRAQQAVDKGWFAEEITPITIPATRKKPEYQFAADESIKAQTTVEKLATLRTAFKKDGKVTAGNACGLTDGSAMLVAMTREEAEKRGVKPLFSVVDFTQAAVDGTFMGEGPGISVPKVLKRAGMEVGDIDLFEINEAFASQVLANVAMLNLDMDCLNIHGGAIALGHPTGCSGARIVVTLYHALKRLDKEMGVASICGGGGATMAVIIKRES